The Candidatus Angelobacter sp. DNA segment TCAATCTCAAACCGATTGGGAAGCGACGGCACCGACATCGGTGCCGTGGAAGTGGATTACGTCCTCAGGATCATCGGTGTCAAGAGAGTCGGCAGCAGCATACTTCTCAAATTTACCTCTGTTTCAGACAAAGCCTACGGCCTTGAATACACGCCGGATTTGTCAGCACCTTCGTGGGTGCCACTCTCAGAATTGGTCGTAGGAACGGGAGGTATCGTGACGCTCACCAACAACGGGGCTGGACTGTTGCCTGCCGGGTTCTACCGTGCGTTCCAACAGCCGCCTTGATCGCAAGACTCTGGCCCCACGCTTCGGCTGTTAATCCAGCCACTTGGCTTCGGACGATAAAGCGAAAGTCGAGTTACAAACGGTTTAATCCGCGTGGTAGCCACGCCAGATCCACACCAGTGTATCCGCCAAAGTTTGCTGGAAAACCTTGCCGTCGCAATGCCTCGTATTGAGGCTGAAAACGAAGCGATGGTCGTAACCCTTGGCTTCGAGTGCCGCCGTCGTGCGTTTGCCGGCCATCACCCAGTTGTGCTGGGTTCCTTCCGGATCGTTTTCGCGCAGGTCGTGTTCAGACACGTGGGTGAAGATGCGCAACGGTTTCCTTTCGCTGCTTTCAATCAGTTTCATTCCGGAATGGTATTCCCACGCGCCGAGCGGGAATTTGGCTTCCTCCGGCGCATCGTCGTCCTGCTGATCCACGAAGGTGCCGGAATAGGCGATGATGCGACGGAACAAGTCGGGCCGGAACCAGCCCATCGTCAACGCGGCCGCGCCGCCGGAACTGCAACCGATCACAGCATGTCCCCACGGGTTGGCCGTGAAGGCGATGTGCGGGTAGGCGGCCTTGACGTCGGCGTTGTTGAGCACCGCCGGCAGGACTTCGTCGTTGATGAACCGGGCCAGCCGGTCGGACATGGTGTCGTATTCGAGACCGCGCTCGCTGTTCTTGCCGTCGTTACCGCCGTTTTCGACCGCGATCGCGATAAACGCCGGCAGGCTGCGGTTCGGATCCTTGGAGATGGTCAGGTTGTCCAGCGCGTTGCGCACCAGGCCGAGTTGACCCGGCCCGTCATGGATGATGAGAAAGGGCGCCCTGGTGCCGTCTTTGTACGCGGCCGGCACATAGACGAAGATTTTCCGTTCCTTGCGCACGGCCTTCTTGTCCGGCTCGAGCGTGGTGTCGTCGCCCTTGAAAATTTTGCTGTCTGCCAGGGCCATCGAGAACTCGAAGTTCTTTCCCTTGGGATTGCCCTTGTCCGTGAGATCGGGGTCCGTCTTGTAATCGGGACCGATGGTAAAATCCCCGTTGCCTTGCGTGCCGGGGTTTTCGGTGTACGTATCGGCAGCCGATCCTTTGTGGGCGGACAGACCGACGATTCCAACGGCCACACAGGAAGCACAAAGCGAGAAGAATTTGGGTTTCAGCATGGACAAGGACTTAGAGCATTTGGGAGAGGATTCAAGCGGGAAGTGGTTTCGGGTTCGGCGAGGGGCGCATCTCAGTTTCTTGCAAGTAGCTCGGCAAGAAAATTCCGACCGGGTTTTAGGAGCGCGGTTGTGGCGAAGCCCAGCCGCAGCAAGTCCGAATTCACAAATGCTCCGGACAATTCTATTCACGCTGGTTTGGCATTGCCGAACCCGCTGCGACTGGTCCTGTGGACACAGTCGCGCTCCATTGAAAATCCTAACGGAACTCCGTCACAGCCCAAGGGCTGCAAGAAAGTCAGATGCGCCCTTCGGCGGGTAACCACCGTTTGTTGCGGAGAGAAGAGAACAACGCATGATTCAAATTAAGATTTCGCGTTGTGGATTTCCGCCCGGCTTACTCCGCCCGTCCGGTCAACTGCGGCTGTTTTGTCGGTCCAAACGCCACGTTGGCTTCCGAGTCCAACGTTACCTGGTCGCCGTCAAACTTCAGGGTGAGCGTCGTCTGGAAGGGCGTTTCGTACGCGCACAGTTTAATCACGCAGGTGTTATCAGCCGGCCACGCGAATGTGCCCGCGGTCGGTTCGTCGGGAAATTGCGCCAGCCGCCCTCCCAGCAGCGGCGCCCGGGATTTCTTCCATTCCTGATGGCCGCAGGGGATCGTGACTTCCTTGCCGTTCATCCGGGCCGTGAGCGTCAGCGTCTTGCCGGAATCCGACGACGTGAGCGCCAGGCTTCCGATCTTTTGGTCGTTGTCGGGAAAGACAAATTTGCGATTCAGAGTTTTGCCAGCCAGGGGAGATGTCGCTGCACCTTGGGCGGGGCG contains these protein-coding regions:
- a CDS encoding alpha/beta hydrolase-fold protein, coding for MLKPKFFSLCASCVAVGIVGLSAHKGSAADTYTENPGTQGNGDFTIGPDYKTDPDLTDKGNPKGKNFEFSMALADSKIFKGDDTTLEPDKKAVRKERKIFVYVPAAYKDGTRAPFLIIHDGPGQLGLVRNALDNLTISKDPNRSLPAFIAIAVENGGNDGKNSERGLEYDTMSDRLARFINDEVLPAVLNNADVKAAYPHIAFTANPWGHAVIGCSSGGAAALTMGWFRPDLFRRIIAYSGTFVDQQDDDAPEEAKFPLGAWEYHSGMKLIESSERKPLRIFTHVSEHDLRENDPEGTQHNWVMAGKRTTAALEAKGYDHRFVFSLNTRHCDGKVFQQTLADTLVWIWRGYHAD